The Proteiniphilum propionicum genome contains the following window.
CCTGCGCTCTTCACTCGAAAAGCTGCAGCTGAACGATGCTTCGCTCACTTTCCAGCCAGAGTCGTCGGTCGCCCTGGGATTCGGTTTCAGATGTGGTTTCCTGGGATTGCTACATATGGAAATTATACAGGAACGACTCGACCGGGAATTTAACATGGATGTGATTACAACGGTACCGAACGTTTCATACCGTGTCTATGACAAGAAAGGGGTGATGAAGGAAGTACACAATCCAAGCGGCTTGCCTGACCCCACACTTATCGATCATATCGAGGAGCCTTTTATTCGTGCCTCGGTGATAACCAATACTACTTATATTGGCCCTATTATGACGCTCTGTCTGGGGAAAAGAGGTATTCTGGTAAAACAGGACTATATTTCAGGCGACCGGGTGGAGATAATTTACGATTTGCCATTGGGTGAGATTGTAATCGACTTTTATGATAAACTGAAGAGTATTTCTAAAGGATATGCATCTTTTGATTACCATATGCATGACTATCGCCCATCGAAACTGGTTAAGCTTGACATACTTCTCAATGGTGAACCGGTGGATGCGCTCTCAACGCTTACACACTCCGACAATGCTCAGTCCTTTGGACGGCGTATGTGTGAGAAACTGAAGGAGCTGATTCCACGGCAGCAGTTTGATATTGCCATTCAGGCAGCTATCGGGGCAAAGATTATTGCCCGTGAGACAGTGAAAGCCGTACGTAAAGATGTGACAGCCAAATGTTATGGTGGTGATATCTCGAGGAAGCGAAAATTGCTGGAAAAGCAGAAAGAAGGGAAAAAGCGCATGAAGCAAGTAGGGAACGTGGAGGTGCCGCAGAAAGCGTTTCTTGCAGTGCTTAAACTGGATTAAAAAATATAGTATCTGGTTTAAGCCTGGTTTTCGAAGCGTTAATCAACAAAAGCACGGGTATTAATAATATAGTATTTGGTTTTGACAGGAATCGGAACTGCGAGCAGAACGAGGATCATAACCGATACCAGGAAGAGGATCGGAACCGCGAGCTCAGATTGGAAGTATAAATAAAAGGCGCTCCAATCACTTGGAGCACCTTTTTCTAAAAATAATAAAAAAGTAGAGAGAATGCAGCCTAGCGACTGCATTTTTTTATTCACTTATAACCGCTGTAATATCATCAATACAAAAATAAGAAGGAGTATTCATTCCCCAGTCTCCGTTATCGGTGGAGGAGAGTTCAAAATGAACACTTTTCACTTCTCCAAGCCCCATGAGATCAACCCATTTCCATTGATTAAGCAGTTCTGACTTGCCGTTACGGAAATCGGCAAGGTAAAACTCCACTGCCTGCGTGTCATTCCCCGCTTTATCTTTTCCCTTGATCTTGAGTTTAAACCAGTCGCCTTCCCCGAATTTTTTAGCAAATTGGTCCCCATTTTTCATGGAGAAATAGGCGTAGGTACTGTTGGTAACATACATTCCCTTAACCCTGCAGGAAGTGCCTCCTTTGAAAGAAATTACAGCAGGATTATAATCTGTACTGTTTGCCGTAAGGTAAACTTTTCCTGTATATGCTTTTCCGGTGATGGCACTATTGTTAGCATAACTTGCAGTTGTGACATCACTTTTATTAGTGTACATGAATCCACTCCAGGAAGAATCGGAAAAATAGTTGTCAAAAACGAAAAGATTATCCGCACCGCTGAACTGGTTTTTCCATATGGGACCATAATCGCCGGGAATTTCGGTTCCCGACTTGTCTCCGGTCCACTCGGTTTCGACTCCAGTTAGCTTGTTTTCCAGATCAACAACTTTTGTAACGGTTACATCATCATTCTCGCATGAAACCATCAGAAGAGAGAAAAGAGAAATTAAATAAAACAGGTTTTTTTTCATTTTGATACAATTAATTGGTTCAACTTTAGCATGTGTTGCTCTTAGAGCTTAATAGTTCTACATTGTATGTTTAGCTATACACCCATCGCATTAACACATGCGAAAGTTCAGTTATTTGATTATTTGACATATAAAAATATACTGTATTTCCTGTAATGATTACTTAGTTGAACAGGCATTACAATTGTTTGGCATATTAAAATCTACTGTTGTTGGAGCAGGTGCAGATCAATTACTCCACTTACTTCGGTGGAAGACTCTCCAATGCGTCCATTAAATTGGTTCACACCCGTATATATTTTAACAAAATCTATTCCGTCAAGATGTACTTTCTTACGGTTTGTATCTACAGCCCAGTCTATATCGAACTGAGCTCCTGAGCTGTTGTTAGGCATATTGTCGGCATAACCCCAGTCGTAAGAGTGCAAGGTGTAAGTATCGTTATCAACAGTGTTGTTGTCGGGAAGCCTTGTCCCGATAAACTGCATTTTATCACTGTCTATCCATTGCGGGTAATAACTTTGCTGGTGAAAGGTAGTCTTATAAACATAACCCTCGCCATTTACGTTAGCGGTCCATTTGATATAGGCTGCATCAGTCACGTAAAAGAGCGATGGGTGAAGGACAGGAGTTTTATTTTCATCGGGCCTGTAGTAAGTGATTTCATAATTGTGTATGGTTTTCTCATTGTCATGTTCGCTTCCGGCAAGTTCGTACCATGGGTCATCGGGTTTCCCGTTTTTGTTGATGTCGGCAGATACCATCACAATACCCGGTTCACTATTGCCGGCGTAAGCATTTCCCAGTACTGCAAAATCGGCTTTACCAGGCACATTTTCAATGGTATGATCAAACCCCACTACTACATAACCGCCAAACCCGCCCAGCGATATCAGCCCACCTCTGTCACCGGCGATTTTTTCTTCGGCTTTTTTCGCCATTGTTTCGAATGTATCGCCTTCCTTATATTCCGGCAGTTTGTTCACAAACTGGCCCGGAGCAGGCATATACTCAAACACGCGGGTGAGATAGGGAGAGTGTTTTATTCCGGGGCCTTCTCCCTCATCAGTCACATCTCCTTCACTGCTGCAACCCACTGGCAGAAGAATAAAGAAAAGGAGAAAGAAAAATTGAAAAAGCTGCCTTTGTTTTGTCATAAGAATAATTTGATTTTTTTATTATTGCATATAAACCTTTGCCATTCCTAATATCTATAAGGATGGAGCAATTAGTTCGATTTTGTTTATCTTCTCTTGGGGAGTAAAGCAAAATGCGCGGGAATATCTCCCGTTTGTATGCTCCATCGCTTTTTCCCTTTCCGGTTGAAACAATACAGAAATCCCGGATTAATATAATCTCCCGCATCAGTTATGTAGATATCTTTTGTTTCGGGATGTACCATTATACCGTAGGGAGTCTCAAATTGCCTCTCAGTACCGTCTGTAATGAAATGCGTATTTATAACTTCACGGGTAGTTGTATTAATGATGGTGAAATTGAACTTATTCACATTTGATGCTGCTCTCTCTTCAATACCAAAAAGATACAGTGAATCACCATCTATCTGAAAATTATTGACAGAAAGTAAAACAGAATCGCTTACTATCTGCTTTTGCCGGTCGATAAAAAACAACCTGGAAGAATTGCCCCGATGATCACCACGTGAGGTGACCCACAGGTTACCTCTTTTATCTGCTTTGATCAGGTGAAGATTGCAGCTCACATCAATACGTTTTTCTTCTTTAAATGTCGCAATATCTATCACAGAAACGGTTCTCTCATAGTTTGCACTTTTTCCTGCTCCCTTGTAACCGCCGGAATTTGCTACATAAATCTTACCGTGAGAAATGGCAATTCCATCAGGCTGATATCCTACAACACATCTTTCTTCAACTTGCAGCGTCGCTGTATCAACCCTAGCCACATAGCCTCTTTGTTTATATTCGGGATCTATCTCGATAGGGCCTGCATAAGATGTAACGTAAGCATACCTTTCGTAGAAGGCAATGTACCTGCAGTTGGGAATATCCGCCTGCCCGATTCTTTTTGCCGTATGTGCATCCATCACCTCAATTTTATTGGATGCGTTAATGACAGCGTACAAGCGGTTACCATAAAGCTTAATGTCATTACCAACATCACCCAGCTCTTTTGGAACGGATGGATTCTGTACGGCGTAGATATTACGATTGTAGCTTCCGGAAACAAAGTCGTAATAATCTAGCGTTGCTTTGTTACTCCCCATATTTCCCTCATTCAACAGGTAAAAGCCGGCAAACCGGCCGGCTCCTGAGGCCCCGGGATCGGTAACGACAGCCTCAGAGAGCAGCAGCTCCACATCTTTTCGGCAAGAAGCAACAAGCATCGCAAAAACCAAAAGTGATAGTATGATAATCTGTTTCTTCATATTTCCACTGTCAGTGTAATTCTATAGTTTCTTTTTGGCATTGGGTAGTTCAGAACCACCTCATAATCCTGACTGAACATATTATTCACTTCTAAAGAGAGTTTTCCGTTGAATTGTTTCCGGGTGAATGAGCGGGCCAGCGATAAGTCGCTCGTGTACCAGGGTTGTTCATAATTCTCACGTATATTGGCTGAGGAACGGTAACGCTCGCCTACATAGATAAAACTGTAGTTCAGATGCCACAGGCGATGACTAAGAGTAGCAACCACAGAACCGCTATGCCACGGGATGTAAGCAATTTGTCCGCCATAAGTAATCTTTTCCAGCTCCTTGTTTGTCCGGCGTGTAAGATCCTGTGCCTGCTGCCAGGTATAGTTAAGCTTTATGTTCAGGAGCCATTCTTTATTGAGCATTGAAACCGTTGAAACAGCAATATCTAACCCTTTTATCTCCACATTCCCCACATTCATCATCATCCAGCGGTACATTCCATTTCCTTTAGGTACCGCGATAATCTTGTTGGTAACCAGGTTGAAATAGCCATCGGCCTGAATATCCCAATGCCGGATAATACCGTATGTGTAGCTTTTGGTATACTGTACGCCAATATTGTATTGACGGGTATCTTCAGGTTCGAGGAAAATGTCCCCGATATCTGTATAAAAGAGATCGTTGAATGTAGGCATCCGGAATATATGTTTATAGAAAGCCCTGAGATTCAAGTCATGCAGAAAGTAAGGTTTGTATGAGACAAACAAGGCAGGGGTAAACCGCTGTATGTTTGGGCCGTTGTCCGGTGCTGAGGTTTCTGTTTCTGTATGGCCACTGATAAATGTGCCTAAAATGCTTCCCTGCATCTTCACCTTTCCAAGATCAACAGCAGTAGCAGCAGCAACCAGGTAAGTGCAACGCGAAGGCTGCACAAAACCATCGAGCTCGGAGCGTAGACCGTTCCATTGTAAATCGGCAGCCAGTGAAATATCCCAGTTCTTCAGAGGTTTATATTTGTTTACCAGAGAGAGATATGCCTCCTGCTGAGTGAAGGTGTTGTCGATATATATCAGAGTGGTATCGGGATTCAGGTAACGCATATGGTCATTAGCGTATTTTCCATTTATCAGTATATCATATTTCGATGATACCGATTTTTGGAAAGTCCCCTGAGTGAAGAAATTACGGTCCCATTGCCTTTGAGAGCGTTTCCATACGTTATTGACAATAGCACCGGGTATACCTCTTTCAGAAGTGTAGAAATAAGTTTTCAGGTTCCAGTTACCTCCCGGAACAAAACCATGCAGTCCTGTTTCCAGTCGCCATGCATCAACATCACCGTTTTGCCGTATAGCTGTGGTATCGTAAACTGCTTCTTTTGTGACAGGGTGAACACGCTTGTACCGGTACTCGTATTTACCGTTTGCATGCACCCACTCCGCATTGAAATAGCCGGCGAGCGCCGATGCAATTTTTTGTTCCCATAATAACGATGGGT
Protein-coding sequences here:
- a CDS encoding TonB-dependent receptor, producing the protein MYSFIKIALFCFLAALLVIHSPIYAQYNTDSLQQLPEIIVTAKSSREIIPAQKLSGEELKGLSSLSVADAIRYFSGVQIKDYGGIGGLKTVDIRSMGTNHMGVFYDGIQLGNAQNGQIDLGKFSLDNIESITLYNGQKSEIFQSAKDFGSSGSIYLRTRYPRFKKGKQYNLRGILRTGSFGLLNPSLLWEQKIASALAGYFNAEWVHANGKYEYRYKRVHPVTKEAVYDTTAIRQNGDVDAWRLETGLHGFVPGGNWNLKTYFYTSERGIPGAIVNNVWKRSQRQWDRNFFTQGTFQKSVSSKYDILINGKYANDHMRYLNPDTTLIYIDNTFTQQEAYLSLVNKYKPLKNWDISLAADLQWNGLRSELDGFVQPSRCTYLVAAATAVDLGKVKMQGSILGTFISGHTETETSAPDNGPNIQRFTPALFVSYKPYFLHDLNLRAFYKHIFRMPTFNDLFYTDIGDIFLEPEDTRQYNIGVQYTKSYTYGIIRHWDIQADGYFNLVTNKIIAVPKGNGMYRWMMMNVGNVEIKGLDIAVSTVSMLNKEWLLNIKLNYTWQQAQDLTRRTNKELEKITYGGQIAYIPWHSGSVVATLSHRLWHLNYSFIYVGERYRSSANIRENYEQPWYTSDLSLARSFTRKQFNGKLSLEVNNMFSQDYEVVLNYPMPKRNYRITLTVEI
- a CDS encoding PKD domain-containing protein gives rise to the protein MTKQRQLFQFFFLLFFILLPVGCSSEGDVTDEGEGPGIKHSPYLTRVFEYMPAPGQFVNKLPEYKEGDTFETMAKKAEEKIAGDRGGLISLGGFGGYVVVGFDHTIENVPGKADFAVLGNAYAGNSEPGIVMVSADINKNGKPDDPWYELAGSEHDNEKTIHNYEITYYRPDENKTPVLHPSLFYVTDAAYIKWTANVNGEGYVYKTTFHQQSYYPQWIDSDKMQFIGTRLPDNNTVDNDTYTLHSYDWGYADNMPNNSSGAQFDIDWAVDTNRKKVHLDGIDFVKIYTGVNQFNGRIGESSTEVSGVIDLHLLQQQ
- a CDS encoding DUF4465 domain-containing protein — its product is MKKNLFYLISLFSLLMVSCENDDVTVTKVVDLENKLTGVETEWTGDKSGTEIPGDYGPIWKNQFSGADNLFVFDNYFSDSSWSGFMYTNKSDVTTASYANNSAITGKAYTGKVYLTANSTDYNPAVISFKGGTSCRVKGMYVTNSTYAYFSMKNGDQFAKKFGEGDWFKLKIKGKDKAGNDTQAVEFYLADFRNGKSELLNQWKWVDLMGLGEVKSVHFELSSTDNGDWGMNTPSYFCIDDITAVISE
- a CDS encoding YncE family protein, whose amino-acid sequence is MKKQIIILSLLVFAMLVASCRKDVELLLSEAVVTDPGASGAGRFAGFYLLNEGNMGSNKATLDYYDFVSGSYNRNIYAVQNPSVPKELGDVGNDIKLYGNRLYAVINASNKIEVMDAHTAKRIGQADIPNCRYIAFYERYAYVTSYAGPIEIDPEYKQRGYVARVDTATLQVEERCVVGYQPDGIAISHGKIYVANSGGYKGAGKSANYERTVSVIDIATFKEEKRIDVSCNLHLIKADKRGNLWVTSRGDHRGNSSRLFFIDRQKQIVSDSVLLSVNNFQIDGDSLYLFGIEERAASNVNKFNFTIINTTTREVINTHFITDGTERQFETPYGIMVHPETKDIYITDAGDYINPGFLYCFNRKGKKRWSIQTGDIPAHFALLPKRR